The DNA window ACCTACAAACCAATCATCAGAGTCCAAAAGTAAAAGAAGACAACACAAGCAATCATCAGAGTCATTGTCCCTAAGTTCCACCCCTAAAGCAAAAAGTTTGTACCTTGCAGCAAAGAAATGAAGGCTTCAGCAAGATCCGGTGTCAAAAGAGGAACTTTAAGCATCAAGTTGATGTTATTTCCTCCAATGTTGACAGCAACAGAAGCATGGATTCTCACCGTGACATAGAGGGCACCCAAGCTGATCATTCTGAAAGCAACAACAACATTTCCATTCAACAGGTGACTCACATGAATCAAAATGTAAGTATTTCTTCCTCCCATTATACAATGGTTGCCCATAAGCATAAAGTACTAGGTTTAATATTCTTTCATTGATCAGACTGCTACAAAGGAGCTAAGCAAGGAAAGTGCTATGGCCATGATAACAGTTACTTCAGAACAACAAAGTCCAGTTTCTGTTCTTGATCTGCAATTTTACAGTGAAGACCCACCTTCTCCAATTAAAAAGAAGACAGAAACCTCAAAAGATTTAGGTATATTCTACACTTAAGTTTTTGTGATATTCACATAAAATCATCTATAGGAAAGGAGTTTGGATTACATTTTAactctttcatatttatatttctaCAGATGAAGCTTTAGCCACTCCTGATAACATAGGGCATGCATTGGACCTTCCTCTTTCATTCAATAACACAAAGGCCAACTTCAGCAATGGAACCAGTGATGATGACCTTCAAACTCAGAATTTGGATAAAGTTCTTTGGCAAAATGACGATAATAGCGAGAAATTCACCAATTGCAGAGAGAGAAAAGATTCTGACCGTAAATACATAGCAGAAATATTGCTCGCATCAGGGCTGCTCAGTAGCCCCAGCTTAATCCAGGCAGTTCATTCACCAGGTCACCTGATAAACCCAAAGTTGTTCTTTGCACTTGAACTATTGAAGACAAACAAGCTGCAGTTCAATATGAAGCACAATGCTGGGAAGATTCTTAGGATAAATAATCTTGAAGAAATGCAAAGAAAACTCATATTTGATGTTGTCAATGAGATTCTAGTACAAAAAATTAGTGCcttaatatatgtatattttggCTAAAAAATAAGTTTGAGATTCTTAATATGCAAGGAAACAGGCAAGCATTGCTTATAAGCCTAAACCAGTACAAGTGATgtgatgataaataaatatttgagcCTTAATCATTTAAAGAACCTTTACAACTCATGAAACAGCTTGAGTTATATGAGAAAGTGGCAAGAAATTTAACTTTGTTAACCaaaatatcatataataaaGCACTCTCAATCATTTTTAACTATGTCACATCACAAGAATGGACATTGGATAGGACCCAGCCAAGTTAAAGGCCACAGGATGCATACCTTTGCAATGGAAACAATAAGATCAATGTCCTGTAGGAATGTAGAACGTGTAATATACCAGCCATTATCAACACGCTGTAACATGGTTACCATGTCCATAGGGTTCTGGATAATTGAGTGATAGTTAGGAGCATCTTCGTCTGAGACTGGATAATGGAAGAGATTATATCGCTTGTCATATAATATCCTGCCACAGAAACAGAAGAGACAAAATCAGAGAGCCAGAGAGAGAAGCTTTATGTGTTCAATTAAATATGACAATGGCCCAAGTGAAGCCAAGAGTTCATGAATTTAGAACATATTAGTTGCACTTGTCTTACTTGCAATGCTTATTCGTCACATACTCACATCagttatatcaatttaaaacaatttataGATATTTTGGTTGGTGTATTTTAGATAGCATTCAGAGCTTGGTTAATAATTAAGGACTTTAGGATCATTCTGCAACAATGTCATTAGAAGTTTAAGACATCAATCAAACCAAGAACAGGCCAAAAGgttaagaaaaaaatgttttgaGAATTGCATAGACCTAGTAACAAATCTGGCATACTAAAGCATCCACAAGTATGTTAACCTAAGAATCGTTTAGGAGTCATATAATTTGTTTACTTAAAGGAATCACACAAGCTAGTGTTAACCAAAACATCATCAATCATGTTCTTGTCACTGCTTTTCAAGATATAAGCATGAGCCCACAAACCCAAAGACAAAGCACCCAATCCAGTACAGGAACTAATCACACTTTGCATGGTGTAACCGTCAGGATCATGAATCCTCTGCATCTCACAGAACATTCTCAATGCAGTGTCATACTCACCAGCACTTGCATAAGAGTCAATCATGATGTTCCATGAAACCTCACTTCTCTCGGACATTTTCTCGAACACCTTGTGTGCCAAGTCTAGAAACCCACAAGTTGCATAAAAATGAATCAAACTGTTACAAATATGAGTATCCGATTCAAACCCAAGTTTCAATACATGAGCATTCACCTGTTTCCCTTCAGAAAGAGAGAATAAGTAAGCACATGCCTTTAATACAAAACGGTATGTGTAATTATCAGGAATAACCGCTGCACTTTGTTGTTCTCGTTCCATCATTAACATTGCTCTGTAAAGTTCCATGGACTTGTGTTTTTGATCTGCGGTTCTAGCATAGGCTCTTATGAGTGTGTTCCACGTGAAGGAAAAAGGAACAGAGATAGCGCCGGCGACGATGGAACAGAGCTGCTCGACGGAAAAAGGAGGCGACCCCGGCGACGATGGAACCGAGCTGCGCGACGATGCTTTCAAAGCTGAAACAGTAGCTGCACGATGGTGGAACAGAGCTGCACGATAACGACGGTGGCTTCGAAGCTCGTTTCGGCGACAGCGTCGGGAGATGGACGGAGGTGAGGTAGTGAGATCGATGACGGAGAGAGGAAGGAGGAGCTCGATGGTGATGGGAGGGATGGGTTCGCGTTTAGCGTTGTGTGGAGCTAAGGTTGCTGGGTTGGGTAATTGGTTAGGGCATCTCAGCAGATaggaagaggagagaagaagatgaagaagacgaAACTTTCAGACAGAGGTCTCAACGAGAAGATTTCTGAATGCACATGAAgaacaattttagttttttatttttttaatatgtttaataaagatgaagaataattttgattttttgtttttttaatgtatttttgttttgttgtttcaatcatttgaaactataaaattagaattaattgaattttaaaatttgattaatttaaaagaatatttttgtctaatcaaataaaggaaggatgtttaagtctttttataaaattaaataaataaatattttttatttttatttaattaaaaaggtgttttagtaaaagtggtgatatactatatatttaaaaaagaaaaaattaaatgctgacGTGAAAAATAAATTCCACATGTCTTATTGTTATTTGTCCATATTTTAAATGTATCGGTACGTATAAATTTATCATCGTATTGTAGCAAATACCTTCAAGCTGACACTTAAAAATGCAAATATTATATCCGATCCAATGAGAATTGTGTGAATTGGGTCAAAATTTTGACCATATTCAATCTGAGTATGCCCTTACTTTTATGgttgatttttctttcttttaaaatccCAGTGGCTTAAATAAATTGAAGATTTGGAAAGCTAATCATTCCATGGAGTGTGTAATTAATGTGATTTATTTGTTAattctttaattatatatttcacTCAATCTCTTCAAATATCTTTGGGAGGAATTATATAATGCACAAACAATCACCCCATAAGTCAACAAGACGTGATAGCAACTTATCATCCTTATTCCTTCGTTTTCTTTTTTGCATTTACTCTCTGAAATATTTACCTCGTTATGATATTGTTTTTTCACCATGCTACATTATTTTTTGATAACACTGAAACAATAATGATGGTTCTTTTGCTTCACTCCTCTAAACAAGTACTTTGGTTTAAGCAAAGTATTGGTCTGTGTCTCTTGTTCAAGAAAGGAAGGCACATGGGATTATTATATGGGAATTAAGTAAGCATTTTTCTGAAGAAAGAATGTCTCTTCAACGATCACTATAAAGTATAAACTttgggctaattttttttatattgattaaatatatgtgtaatacattattattgaaagattaggtattttttttatatggtgttttattcaaatcggacggtccgatttgtttgaaaagaaaaataaactacaaatcggagggtccg is part of the Arachis duranensis cultivar V14167 chromosome 1, aradu.V14167.gnm2.J7QH, whole genome shotgun sequence genome and encodes:
- the LOC107484466 gene encoding pentatricopeptide repeat-containing protein At1g31920-like, with the protein product MVKKQYHNEFRLLHLLLSSSYLLRCPNQLPNPATLAPHNAKREPIPPITIELLLPLSVIDLTTSPPSISRRCRRNELRSHRRYRAALFHHRAATVSALKASSRSSVPSSPGSPPFSVEQLCSIVAGAISVPFSFTWNTLIRAYARTADQKHKSMELYRAMLMMEREQQSAAVIPDNYTYRFVLKACAYLFSLSEGKQVNAHVLKLGFESDTHICNSLIHFYATCGFLDLAHKVFEKMSERSEVSWNIMIDSYASAGYYMTSDIISSIIQSQTKMLLTITQLSRTLWTCLFVFNSSSAKNNFGFIR